One Chloroflexota bacterium DNA window includes the following coding sequences:
- a CDS encoding amidohydrolase family protein, translating into MIIDVHSHVKNDHEITVSLRKARRLGVILCINVLNAYDNYPPTLPTPEYIAACNDLTLKVASANPDCVIPMWYLNPYHPQEVQAELLRRVKAWDGHQGAKLWTGVKANDSRLECIYQVLAEHNLPVLQHTYMAVTGNMPGETNPFDMREAGLRHPDVPFFFGHSGSDMEYGAKAAQGVPNLFMDIGGGDATNGYTETLVEHAGADRVVYGSDLNAPRSFMSQLAKVYGAAISEEEKDLILWRNAYGIFSRQSVAWSQFDRHREAAGH; encoded by the coding sequence GTGATCATTGACGTACATTCCCACGTCAAGAACGACCACGAGATCACGGTCTCGTTGCGCAAGGCGCGGCGGCTGGGCGTCATCCTGTGCATCAACGTCCTCAACGCCTACGACAATTATCCGCCGACACTGCCCACGCCAGAGTATATTGCCGCCTGCAACGACCTTACCTTAAAGGTAGCCTCCGCTAATCCCGACTGCGTGATACCCATGTGGTATCTCAACCCCTACCACCCGCAGGAAGTGCAGGCCGAATTGCTGCGACGTGTCAAGGCCTGGGACGGTCATCAGGGCGCGAAGCTCTGGACTGGCGTGAAAGCCAACGACTCGCGTTTAGAATGCATCTATCAAGTTCTTGCTGAACACAATCTGCCGGTTCTTCAGCACACCTATATGGCGGTGACCGGCAACATGCCCGGCGAGACTAATCCCTTCGACATGCGCGAGGCCGGGCTGCGCCATCCGGACGTTCCCTTCTTCTTCGGCCACTCCGGCAGTGACATGGAGTACGGCGCCAAGGCCGCCCAAGGCGTGCCAAACCTCTTCATGGATATCGGCGGCGGCGACGCCACCAACGGCTACACGGAAACCCTCGTTGAGCACGCCGGAGCAGACCGCGTGGTCTACGGCAGCGATCTCAACGCGCCCCGCTCGTTCATGTCACAACTGGCGAAAGTCTACGGCGCGGCTATTTCCGAGGAAGAGAAAGACCTGATACTTTGGCGCAATGCCTACGGCATCTTTTCGCGGCAGAGCGTAGCTTGGAGC
- a CDS encoding DUF6339 family protein, with protein sequence MANSFPVLRLTQEAYDTLRQEAENNPDTWLDPQADFDALLNNRGVTQPTEETGVFSDHPISLRPVADGPPNRADRQALDFYNSLFGMTPNTATDERIWAWMTHFRLHSYGLQRWRRQKNTKLTNYIRDHWFVSTQSSALWESNTASRTWWIAYTAVKAAEASGGAFTAQEALDDFAEYAGHYHRLMDYNFTRHPLVLAEIVRALLKEAQGIQADKGVYALTRRLNLLAGTQLLDTLPRELLRKHIVEHVEEVMTDPELVSDRTKLRNRKPFRSLSLGAGVQSTVLALMAERGEYGLPRPDVAIFADTGWEPPAVYEHLEWLKSQLSFEVITVRSGNIKDNILNGTSPDGNNYLGIPAFLVNPDGSSAIARRQCTSKYKIKPINRYLRERLQIPPNRRAPKNVQVELWMGISADEALRQKPSREEWATNRFPLVELGFSRAQLLNWFKQNYPDRYLPRSSCIGCPYHSNAEWKLLKENDPDSFQEAVFVDRALREVPVVRNAITKKGQAYLHRSRKPLSDIDFSTTEDYDNLMVQECEGLCGI encoded by the coding sequence ATGGCCAACTCATTTCCAGTGCTCAGGCTGACGCAGGAAGCCTATGACACACTGCGACAGGAAGCAGAAAACAACCCGGATACGTGGCTGGATCCGCAGGCAGATTTTGATGCGCTGCTGAACAATCGGGGCGTCACTCAGCCTACAGAAGAAACGGGTGTTTTCTCAGACCACCCAATAAGCCTCAGACCTGTGGCAGATGGCCCCCCGAACAGAGCAGACAGGCAAGCATTGGACTTCTACAACTCTCTGTTTGGCATGACTCCAAACACAGCCACAGACGAGCGAATCTGGGCCTGGATGACTCACTTCAGATTGCACTCGTATGGCCTGCAGCGATGGCGCAGACAGAAGAACACTAAACTAACCAACTACATCAGAGATCATTGGTTTGTTTCTACGCAGTCCAGCGCTCTGTGGGAAAGCAACACCGCGTCGCGTACGTGGTGGATAGCGTACACCGCAGTCAAGGCTGCTGAGGCTTCAGGAGGGGCGTTCACCGCACAAGAAGCGCTGGATGATTTTGCGGAGTATGCGGGGCACTATCACAGACTCATGGACTATAATTTTACGCGGCATCCTCTGGTGCTTGCTGAAATAGTGCGTGCGCTTCTGAAAGAAGCGCAGGGGATTCAAGCTGATAAGGGAGTATATGCCCTCACCAGGCGGCTAAACCTGCTTGCAGGCACCCAACTTCTCGATACATTACCCCGAGAACTACTTCGGAAACATATCGTTGAGCATGTTGAAGAAGTCATGACCGACCCTGAACTAGTGAGTGACCGGACCAAACTGCGCAATCGTAAGCCGTTTCGTTCACTAAGTCTGGGGGCAGGCGTTCAATCTACTGTTTTAGCTTTGATGGCCGAGAGGGGTGAATACGGACTCCCTCGCCCCGACGTTGCTATTTTCGCGGACACTGGATGGGAACCACCAGCAGTATACGAGCATCTTGAATGGTTAAAGTCACAACTGTCCTTCGAGGTAATAACAGTTAGATCAGGCAACATCAAGGACAATATCCTGAATGGGACTAGTCCCGATGGAAACAACTATCTAGGAATTCCGGCTTTCCTTGTCAACCCTGACGGGAGTTCGGCTATTGCACGGCGACAGTGCACTTCTAAGTACAAGATAAAGCCAATCAACCGCTATCTACGGGAGAGACTTCAGATTCCACCTAATCGCCGTGCTCCCAAGAATGTCCAGGTTGAGTTGTGGATGGGTATAAGCGCCGACGAGGCACTGCGACAGAAACCCAGCAGAGAAGAATGGGCCACCAACCGCTTCCCATTGGTCGAGCTTGGATTTAGTCGTGCCCAACTCCTCAATTGGTTCAAGCAAAATTATCCTGATCGCTACTTACCGCGTAGCTCCTGCATCGGCTGTCCATATCATAGCAACGCAGAATGGAAGTTGCTGAAAGAAAACGATCCCGATTCTTTTCAGGAAGCTGTTTTTGTTGACAGAGCGCTTAGAGAAGTCCCCGTAGTTCGCAACGCAATTACTAAGAAGGGCCAAGCCTATCTGCATAGATCAAGGAAACCTCTGTCCGATATTGACTTCAGCACGACCGAAGACTACGACAACCTGATGGTGCAAGAGTGCGAAGGGCTTTGCGGCATCTGA
- a CDS encoding Gfo/Idh/MocA family oxidoreductase: protein MTYRVGLIGLEQHVERVFGAVDNDPEIVLAAVANAGEQAAALAGKYSADMHDDYHALLARDDIDVVASFQLPVHQGETVIAALEAGFPVLAEKPMVTSQQELDRVIAILQQNSSLHMGQLFSRRGNPVYRAVRDVVQSGQIGEVALAYALIAATERRGVRPEWFFDRRLSAGPVLDLLIHDIDIVRWITGREYQSVIGTEANIGRPDDAHYHNVGQVLFRMDGGVSAVMEHHRLVPPSLGRMDNRLKILGTEGQAEVTHDGRVWLYRWDDSQELTELPEQQDIFANFVRTACAGQKPIVSTQDAVQSMQATLCATEAGFTGTQQQVPPVPVLPGRTTRPV, encoded by the coding sequence ATGACGTATCGTGTGGGTTTGATCGGACTTGAACAGCACGTCGAACGAGTGTTTGGCGCCGTGGACAATGATCCCGAGATTGTGCTTGCAGCGGTTGCCAACGCTGGTGAGCAGGCCGCAGCACTTGCGGGCAAGTACAGTGCCGACATGCATGATGACTATCACGCTCTGTTGGCGCGAGACGATATAGACGTGGTCGCGAGCTTCCAGTTGCCGGTGCACCAAGGTGAGACGGTAATTGCTGCGTTGGAAGCCGGTTTCCCGGTGCTTGCGGAGAAGCCGATGGTGACCAGCCAGCAAGAACTGGACCGGGTTATCGCAATCCTGCAGCAGAACTCCTCGCTCCACATGGGCCAACTCTTTAGCCGGCGGGGAAATCCCGTGTACCGCGCAGTCCGTGACGTGGTGCAAAGCGGCCAAATCGGCGAGGTGGCGCTGGCATACGCCCTCATAGCCGCCACCGAGCGGCGCGGCGTGCGGCCGGAGTGGTTCTTCGACCGGCGGCTCTCCGCCGGCCCGGTGCTCGACTTGCTCATCCACGACATCGACATCGTGCGCTGGATCACCGGCCGAGAGTATCAGAGCGTCATCGGCACGGAAGCCAATATCGGCCGCCCGGACGATGCCCACTACCATAACGTCGGGCAGGTGCTCTTCCGCATGGACGGCGGCGTAAGCGCCGTTATGGAGCACCACCGCCTGGTGCCGCCGAGCCTGGGTCGCATGGACAACCGACTCAAAATCCTCGGCACCGAGGGGCAGGCGGAAGTCACGCATGACGGCAGAGTATGGCTGTATCGCTGGGACGACTCTCAGGAGCTCACCGAGCTACCGGAGCAACAAGACATCTTTGCAAACTTTGTGCGAACCGCCTGCGCGGGCCAAAAACCAATCGTGAGTACCCAGGATGCGGTGCAGAGCATGCAGGCCACCCTCTGCGCCACCGAGGCCGGGTTCACCGGAACCCAGCAGCAGGTACCGCCGGTGCCGGTTCTGCCGGGGCGAACTACGCGCCCAGTATAG
- a CDS encoding sugar phosphate isomerase/epimerase: MKYLVFSKRLEHLSLEEMAATITDLGLDGVELTVRSAGHNLPEAAAGTAGHVTPDRVRFDLPKAVEACRAHGLEVGWIATDVTSAESPFARDVFAVASDCGISQLKLGYHHYRGFGHLRQQLDEMRRDLESIEQLCLEYGMQAGVHVHAGYCLSAEAMQVERLLTDFNPAALGIYADFGHMGLEGAYGGWVQSLDLIADRLIMLSLKNVGLFGQTDPASGIVTWESKFVPLKEGITPYREALQYLKQIGYSGFASFHTEYQGAWSWRELSYAELIAQLQEDIAYVRQIAAEFDL, translated from the coding sequence ATGAAGTACCTAGTATTCTCAAAGCGACTTGAACACCTTTCATTAGAAGAGATGGCCGCTACCATAACCGACTTGGGCCTGGACGGTGTTGAACTCACCGTGCGCAGTGCCGGCCACAACCTGCCGGAGGCGGCCGCGGGCACGGCCGGCCATGTTACTCCCGATCGTGTGCGCTTTGATCTGCCAAAGGCGGTCGAGGCTTGCCGAGCGCACGGGCTTGAAGTCGGCTGGATTGCGACGGATGTCACCAGTGCCGAGTCACCTTTTGCCCGTGACGTCTTCGCAGTCGCGAGCGATTGCGGCATTAGCCAACTCAAGCTTGGCTACCATCACTACCGGGGCTTCGGTCATCTGCGGCAGCAACTCGACGAAATGCGGCGCGATCTGGAGAGCATTGAGCAACTCTGCCTCGAATACGGAATGCAAGCAGGCGTCCATGTTCATGCCGGCTACTGCTTGTCCGCGGAAGCGATGCAAGTGGAGCGCCTGCTGACCGACTTCAATCCGGCTGCGTTGGGCATCTACGCCGACTTTGGGCACATGGGACTGGAAGGCGCCTATGGTGGCTGGGTGCAAAGCCTGGACCTCATTGCTGATCGCCTTATCATGCTCTCCCTTAAGAACGTGGGTCTCTTTGGCCAGACGGACCCGGCAAGCGGCATCGTCACCTGGGAAAGCAAGTTTGTACCTTTAAAGGAAGGGATCACCCCGTACCGCGAGGCATTACAGTACCTCAAGCAGATAGGCTACAGCGGCTTTGCTTCGTTTCACACCGAATATCAAGGCGCGTGGAGTTGGCGTGAACTCTCGTATGCTGAACTAATCGCGCAGCTTCAGGAGGACATTGCCTACGTCCGACAAATAGCCGCCGAATTCGACTTGTAG
- a CDS encoding carboxypeptidase regulatory-like domain-containing protein, whose protein sequence is MALSANRTRALVLSLLTVVGLILVLGFAGVLYDRIRGVPDYPSPEIEMSEEGDPVVSVLPSRAELGGTVFITGAHWPEGALIRLQLTYPNGDSAVTVGHTWADAFGTFRVPFVLPVDLPLLGENALVLQARGETPRGREIDLALPLQVTRTGWPLVVAVTAGNDEPLTGAHVTLYDAVGQLLAEAFTRDDGKATIPEVPLGSYIVGVRKIDFALVRAEVEVSRRETELPVTLRPSVGGRLFVGGIDNSLTLIDTASNLPIARLEDVSRTYSLVRSVDGRYLYSGRYGGAIVRFDAATGTEDESFEIKSDYVQPTFLVLRPRDENTMYGLMRFQGDNDDRIYRIVAIDMESKRVTSSATDIPSYGQLILTPDGSRLIHVGHLSKSITVLSTDPLAVLRTIDVKENPGRSVMAPDGARLFTTLIDSGVLAIVNIREGTVEQGATTSAGSVALALHPSAEYLYVLNGVLGYCQVLDPETLQVMDTFPVGQRPRTMALSSNGQYLYIAEESNPTIHVIDTTTYQQVDAIALSSRARTLEVPN, encoded by the coding sequence ATGGCACTCTCTGCAAACCGAACTCGTGCCTTAGTTCTCAGCTTGCTCACCGTTGTGGGCCTAATATTGGTATTAGGCTTTGCCGGAGTGCTCTACGACCGGATTCGCGGTGTCCCGGACTATCCGTCGCCCGAAATTGAAATGAGTGAAGAAGGAGACCCGGTTGTTAGCGTGCTCCCGAGTCGCGCCGAGCTTGGCGGGACCGTTTTCATCACCGGAGCGCACTGGCCGGAGGGTGCCCTCATCCGGCTCCAACTTACCTATCCCAACGGAGATTCGGCGGTTACGGTCGGCCACACGTGGGCGGATGCCTTCGGTACGTTTCGGGTCCCGTTCGTACTTCCGGTAGACCTCCCGCTGCTTGGTGAAAACGCATTGGTGTTGCAGGCCCGCGGTGAAACCCCCCGCGGCCGCGAGATCGATCTTGCACTCCCACTGCAGGTAACACGAACCGGTTGGCCGCTGGTAGTGGCAGTAACGGCCGGCAATGACGAGCCGCTCACCGGCGCACACGTTACCCTCTACGATGCCGTCGGTCAGCTTCTCGCCGAGGCGTTCACGCGGGATGACGGCAAGGCGACTATTCCAGAGGTGCCGTTGGGTTCTTACATCGTTGGCGTTCGTAAGATCGACTTTGCATTGGTGCGCGCCGAAGTAGAAGTGTCGCGGCGTGAAACGGAGCTCCCGGTCACCTTGCGCCCAAGTGTCGGAGGCCGTCTGTTTGTCGGCGGCATAGACAACTCACTTACACTCATTGATACTGCCAGCAACTTGCCTATCGCGCGCCTCGAGGATGTTTCACGCACTTACAGCCTCGTCCGTAGCGTGGACGGACGTTATCTCTACAGCGGCCGCTACGGGGGGGCGATAGTTCGCTTTGACGCTGCCACGGGCACTGAAGATGAAAGCTTCGAGATAAAGAGCGACTACGTTCAACCGACATTCTTAGTGCTGCGCCCTCGGGACGAGAATACGATGTACGGCCTCATGCGGTTCCAGGGAGACAATGATGATCGGATCTATCGTATTGTGGCAATCGACATGGAATCCAAGCGGGTTACGTCGAGTGCGACTGATATCCCCTCCTACGGGCAGCTCATCCTAACTCCGGACGGATCTCGCCTCATTCACGTCGGACACTTGAGTAAATCAATTACCGTCTTGAGCACGGACCCGCTAGCCGTGCTGCGCACAATTGACGTTAAGGAGAATCCGGGACGGAGTGTCATGGCCCCGGACGGCGCGCGGTTATTCACGACACTGATCGATTCCGGAGTCCTGGCAATCGTCAATATTCGCGAAGGAACAGTGGAGCAAGGCGCGACAACGAGCGCCGGCTCCGTCGCGCTTGCACTGCATCCCAGTGCAGAATACCTCTACGTGCTTAATGGAGTGCTGGGATACTGTCAGGTGCTCGATCCGGAGACCCTTCAGGTAATGGATACTTTTCCGGTGGGACAGCGGCCCCGGACAATGGCGCTCTCCAGCAATGGGCAATACCTCTACATCGCTGAAGAGAGCAACCCAACCATTCACGTAATCGACACGACAACCTACCAACAGGTCGATGCCATTGCGCTCTCAAGCAGGGCACGGACGTTGGAGGTCCCGAATTGA
- a CDS encoding N-acetylmuramoyl-L-alanine amidase: MRSICVSIFSTLLIFVFTALGIPSSFVQAAGPLAGKAIVIDPGHGGEDPGAVVNGFREKDVNIQIALKLKSLLESAGATTIYTRVDDSTLGTSANHRRSDLESRLQIANESNGDIFVSIHADSLADASRTGVVVFFGPESGYLYPHTRPPELIAQSRNLARRIRDNLQQITRADDRGVRSVPYYILGKINLPAVIAEVGTLTNYAEAIKLNDPSYQQKVASSLYSGILSYFSDPDGRFVEDLTIPDGTAVLPGSNFIKTWKVMNTGGVPWDGDFRLVFKGRNRLGGPVSVPLPYLMPGQTGAVSVELRAPTVCGDCMGVWSMQGPGGMNLGDDLWVSIGLRDKLPTDPVPRIEGPDVTYFNQTGHNIFGGFRRFFEAFGGVDVFGFPRTEEMTEEGMTVQYFQRARFEYHPKFAGTPYEVQLTLLGNEIRRGEPAAETVAPMPTTETQQYFPETGHSVHFAFLKFFRENGGIYIFGYPISQEIVEDGRIVQYFQRARFEYHPQHAGTRYEVQLGLLGDAILRQRALLFD; this comes from the coding sequence ATGCGGTCTATTTGCGTCTCCATTTTCTCAACCCTGCTGATCTTCGTTTTTACCGCGTTAGGAATTCCCAGCAGCTTTGTACAAGCGGCGGGTCCACTCGCCGGTAAAGCCATAGTTATCGACCCTGGACATGGCGGCGAAGACCCGGGAGCAGTAGTCAATGGCTTTAGAGAAAAAGACGTTAATATCCAGATTGCCCTCAAGCTCAAGTCGCTCTTGGAGTCGGCTGGCGCAACCACAATCTATACCCGAGTTGATGACTCAACTTTGGGAACCAGCGCGAACCATCGCAGATCAGACTTGGAATCCCGCTTGCAGATTGCGAACGAGTCAAATGGAGACATCTTCGTTTCAATTCATGCGGACTCACTGGCGGATGCCTCACGAACGGGAGTGGTGGTTTTCTTTGGGCCGGAGAGTGGCTACCTCTACCCCCACACACGACCGCCAGAACTAATCGCCCAAAGTAGAAACCTTGCACGTAGAATTCGAGACAATCTTCAGCAGATCACCCGAGCAGATGACCGCGGCGTACGGTCCGTTCCGTACTACATCCTTGGCAAGATAAACCTGCCGGCAGTGATCGCGGAGGTTGGTACGTTGACCAACTACGCAGAAGCAATCAAGCTCAATGACCCGAGCTACCAACAGAAGGTTGCAAGTTCGCTCTACAGTGGCATTCTCTCATACTTTAGCGACCCGGACGGACGATTTGTAGAAGACTTGACAATTCCGGACGGCACGGCAGTGCTCCCAGGCAGCAATTTTATCAAGACCTGGAAAGTAATGAACACCGGCGGCGTGCCGTGGGACGGAGACTTTCGGTTGGTTTTCAAAGGCAGAAATCGGTTGGGAGGGCCTGTGAGCGTGCCATTGCCCTACCTCATGCCAGGACAGACCGGCGCAGTGAGTGTTGAGCTTCGGGCCCCAACGGTATGCGGCGACTGCATGGGAGTTTGGTCCATGCAAGGTCCCGGTGGAATGAACCTTGGTGACGATCTTTGGGTGAGCATCGGCTTGCGAGACAAGCTTCCCACTGACCCAGTGCCAAGAATTGAAGGTCCGGATGTGACGTACTTCAATCAAACAGGGCACAACATCTTTGGTGGGTTTCGCAGGTTCTTTGAGGCGTTCGGTGGAGTTGATGTCTTTGGCTTTCCCCGCACCGAAGAAATGACGGAAGAAGGCATGACGGTCCAGTATTTCCAGCGGGCACGGTTTGAGTATCATCCGAAATTCGCCGGTACCCCCTATGAAGTTCAGCTGACACTGCTCGGCAATGAAATCCGCAGAGGTGAACCTGCTGCCGAAACGGTGGCGCCGATGCCGACTACAGAGACCCAACAGTACTTCCCCGAGACAGGACACTCAGTTCACTTCGCCTTCCTAAAGTTTTTCCGCGAGAATGGCGGCATCTACATCTTTGGTTATCCCATTTCACAAGAAATTGTTGAGGATGGTCGAATCGTGCAGTATTTCCAACGTGCTCGCTTCGAATACCATCCACAACATGCCGGTACACGTTACGAAGTGCAGCTAGGACTCTTGGGCGACGCAATTCTTCGCCAAAGGGCATTGCTCTTCGACTGA